A section of the Pristiophorus japonicus isolate sPriJap1 chromosome 4, sPriJap1.hap1, whole genome shotgun sequence genome encodes:
- the LOC139262554 gene encoding ferritin, higher subunit-like: MASQVCQNYHKDCEAAVNKQINMELCSSYVYLSMSFYFDRDDVALCHFAEFFKEQSHEEREHAEKLMQFQNCRGGRIILSDIKKPEQDEWSNGLDAMQRALQMEKNVNQSLLDLHKISTGSTDPHLCDFLETHYLDEQVKMIKKLGDHITNLKRLGASENGMGVYLFDKHTLGDSD, from the exons ATGGCCTCccaagtgtgtcagaactaccacaaggattgtgaggctgctgtcaacaagcagatcaacatggagctctgttcctcctatgtttatctctccatG TcgttctactttgaccgggatgatgttgccctgtgtcactttgctgagttcttcaaggagcagtcacatgaggaacgtgagcatgctgagaaattGATGCAATTCCAGAATTGccgtggaggacggatcatcttgtCTGACATCAAG aaaccagagcaggatgagtggagcaatggtctggatgcaatgcagagagctctgcagatggagaagaatgtgaaccagagtctgctggatctgcacaaaatctccactgggagcactgaccctcat ttgtgtgacttcctggagacccactacttggatgaacaagtgaagatgatcaagaagcttggtgatcacatcaccaacctgaagagactgggagcttcTGAGAATGGCATGGGGGTGTACCTTTTTGACAAGCACACTCTGGGGGATAGTGACTAA